The Muricauda sp. SCSIO 65647 genome includes a region encoding these proteins:
- a CDS encoding ABC transporter ATP-binding protein, whose protein sequence is MSVEAELGKAFDFRLFKRVFQHTKPYRLTFVGVALVAILLSAFAVLTPIIVGDIVDTAITDKDLERLQFLIMAMLGVLVGEVVCQLLFNYYANWLGESVIKDIRIRLFAHMTKFKMGYFDTSSIGVLVTRAVADMQRIGEIFSQGFFVIVADLLKMFVVAAIMLIMNWKLALIVFGVLPVILYATRLFQQAMKVAFIEVRAQVANLNSFVQERLAGMKIVHLFNREKIEKEKFRAINEKHQNAWLKTVWYNSIFFPVAEIVSSITVGLIVWFGGLQNVSNVSAEEYGTIFSFILLSSMLFRPLRQIADKFNTLQMGMVAANRVFKILDTQSHIADTGSYEIEKVLGNITFSEVRFGYVENEEVLHGVSFEAKAGETVAIVGATGAGKSTIINLLNRFYEINAGAILVDGVDLREYSLKALRSNIAVVLQDVFLFADTIANNISLRDDSISLAQIEDAAKQIGVHEFVSSLPGGYEYNVKERGTMLSSGQRQLIAFLRAYVSNPSILVLDEATSSVDTYSEQLIQQATDRITQGRTSIIIAHRLATIKRADKILVMDAGKIVEMGTHKELLKRGGYYRDLYEAQFMVEEVA, encoded by the coding sequence ATGAGTGTGGAAGCTGAATTGGGCAAAGCCTTTGATTTTAGACTCTTCAAAAGGGTGTTTCAGCATACCAAACCCTACCGGTTGACATTTGTCGGAGTGGCGTTGGTGGCTATTTTGTTGTCTGCTTTTGCCGTGTTGACCCCCATCATTGTTGGAGATATTGTTGATACCGCCATCACTGACAAAGATTTGGAACGGTTGCAGTTTTTGATCATGGCCATGCTGGGTGTACTGGTAGGTGAAGTGGTTTGCCAATTGCTGTTCAATTATTATGCAAATTGGTTGGGTGAATCGGTCATAAAAGATATTCGTATCAGGCTCTTTGCACATATGACGAAATTCAAGATGGGGTATTTCGACACCTCATCGATCGGAGTTTTGGTCACACGGGCGGTGGCTGATATGCAGCGTATCGGTGAGATTTTCAGCCAAGGTTTTTTTGTGATCGTGGCCGATTTATTGAAGATGTTCGTGGTCGCGGCCATTATGTTGATCATGAACTGGAAACTTGCCCTTATCGTTTTTGGGGTATTGCCCGTTATCTTGTACGCTACCCGTCTTTTTCAACAGGCCATGAAAGTAGCCTTTATAGAGGTGCGCGCCCAAGTGGCCAATCTTAACTCATTCGTCCAAGAGCGTTTGGCAGGTATGAAAATCGTGCATTTGTTCAACCGTGAAAAGATTGAAAAGGAAAAATTCAGGGCGATAAATGAAAAACACCAAAACGCATGGCTGAAAACGGTTTGGTACAATTCGATATTCTTTCCAGTGGCTGAGATTGTCTCTTCCATTACGGTCGGACTCATTGTTTGGTTCGGAGGATTGCAAAATGTATCAAATGTCTCGGCAGAAGAATATGGCACCATCTTTTCGTTCATTTTGCTTTCAAGCATGCTTTTCAGACCACTTCGGCAGATCGCAGATAAGTTTAATACCCTTCAAATGGGTATGGTGGCCGCCAATCGTGTCTTTAAGATTTTGGATACCCAGAGTCATATCGCCGATACCGGCAGTTATGAAATTGAAAAGGTACTTGGCAATATTACCTTTTCTGAGGTGCGTTTTGGATATGTGGAGAATGAAGAAGTACTGCATGGGGTTTCCTTTGAGGCAAAAGCTGGGGAGACCGTGGCCATTGTTGGTGCCACTGGTGCCGGCAAATCGACCATTATCAACCTGCTCAACCGTTTTTATGAAATAAACGCCGGTGCCATATTGGTCGATGGAGTCGATCTACGTGAATATTCATTGAAAGCGTTGCGCTCTAATATTGCTGTGGTGTTACAAGATGTATTTCTTTTTGCCGATACCATTGCCAACAATATTTCGCTTAGGGACGATTCAATAAGTTTGGCCCAGATCGAAGATGCCGCTAAGCAAATTGGGGTGCATGAATTTGTTTCGAGCCTTCCGGGTGGATATGAATACAATGTCAAGGAAAGGGGCACGATGCTTTCAAGTGGCCAACGACAGTTGATAGCCTTTTTGAGGGCCTATGTCAGTAATCCGAGTATTTTGGTACTCGATGAGGCCACTTCCTCAGTTGATACGTATTCAGAACAACTGATACAACAGGCCACTGACAGAATTACCCAAGGCCGCACCAGTATCATCATTGCCCATAGACTGGCGACCATCAAAAGGGCCGATAAGATCTTGGTGATGGATGCTGGCAAGATCGTCGAAATGGGTACCCACAAAGAACTGCTCAAAAGAGGGGGCTATTACCGCGACCTGTACGAAGCCCAGTTTATGGTCGAAGAGGTGGCTTAG
- a CDS encoding DUF3667 domain-containing protein, whose product MKCKTCESSLRTDFSFCPTCGGKIIRNRLTLRNIWQDLSFQVFNLDNTLFKTFKHLFSRPEVVINSFIAGARKKYMNPVSYFAIAITLSGILFFILRNVYHINLTQNSFSDSKTPNMDFIFDYQGLLSYLIMPIYALLTWILFLDLKKLNYTEHLVANAYITAQVSFVQVLACLPLFGLFDIRYDLFNWLFLLISVAYQFFVFKKIHQIGIGSIVLRAIGYLFMVLIVMLTVGVLIGILAILTGKIDIKDFAPK is encoded by the coding sequence ATGAAGTGTAAAACTTGTGAGAGTTCACTTAGAACAGACTTTAGTTTTTGCCCGACCTGTGGTGGAAAAATCATCCGCAATCGTCTTACGCTGCGCAATATATGGCAAGATTTAAGCTTCCAGGTCTTTAATCTAGACAATACACTTTTCAAAACATTCAAACATCTTTTCTCACGACCAGAGGTGGTGATAAACAGCTTTATTGCCGGAGCCCGTAAAAAATATATGAATCCGGTTAGTTATTTTGCAATTGCCATTACGCTTTCAGGGATTCTGTTTTTCATTTTGCGCAATGTATATCATATAAACCTTACGCAAAACAGTTTCTCAGACTCGAAGACTCCAAATATGGACTTTATATTTGATTATCAGGGACTTTTGTCCTATTTAATCATGCCCATATATGCACTCTTGACATGGATATTATTTCTGGACCTGAAAAAATTAAACTATACCGAACATTTGGTGGCCAACGCGTATATAACGGCCCAAGTCTCATTTGTTCAAGTATTGGCTTGCTTACCTCTTTTCGGGCTTTTCGATATTAGATACGACCTATTTAATTGGCTCTTTTTACTTATCTCCGTTGCTTATCAGTTTTTTGTGTTTAAAAAGATTCACCAAATTGGTATTGGAAGCATTGTTTTAAGGGCAATAGGGTATTTATTCATGGTATTGATCGTAATGCTTACCGTTGGTGTCTTGATAGGTATTCTTGCTATCTTGACAGGAAAGATCGATATCAAAGATTTTGCGCCAAAATAG
- a CDS encoding diadenylate cyclase, which translates to MDFLNFLEFKITDVIDIFLVAVLLYYIYKLVKGTVAINIFIGIVIVWALWKLTELLQMKMISSMVGGFMNIGLIALIIVFQQEIRKFLLLIGSTNFARKRGFMRHFKFLKQDALSLETNVDAIIGACKNMGMSKTGAIIVIERSNSLDFVKSSGDKMSIEVTQPIIESIFFKNSPLHDGAAIVQDNYITATRVILPVSNERNIPLRFGLRHRAAVGITEKTDAICLVVSEETGLISYIKNGEFVLYKGLDDLTEKIKRDLA; encoded by the coding sequence TTGGACTTTCTTAATTTTCTAGAATTCAAAATTACCGATGTCATTGACATCTTTCTTGTCGCCGTTCTCCTCTATTATATCTACAAACTGGTCAAAGGTACGGTAGCCATCAACATTTTTATTGGTATAGTGATCGTTTGGGCCCTTTGGAAATTGACCGAACTATTGCAAATGAAAATGATCAGCAGCATGGTTGGCGGTTTTATGAATATCGGTCTAATTGCACTGATCATCGTATTTCAGCAAGAGATCAGAAAGTTTTTGCTATTGATCGGGTCTACCAATTTTGCCAGAAAAAGAGGCTTTATGAGGCACTTCAAGTTCTTAAAGCAAGATGCGCTATCCTTAGAGACCAATGTCGATGCCATTATAGGTGCCTGTAAGAACATGGGCATGAGCAAAACCGGTGCCATTATTGTCATTGAGCGCAGCAATAGTCTTGATTTTGTCAAATCTAGCGGTGACAAAATGAGCATCGAGGTTACCCAACCCATCATTGAAAGTATCTTTTTCAAGAATAGTCCACTGCATGATGGGGCGGCCATTGTACAAGACAACTATATAACGGCCACCCGTGTGATTTTGCCCGTTTCCAATGAGCGCAACATTCCACTTCGTTTTGGCCTACGACATCGGGCAGCTGTCGGCATCACCGAAAAAACGGATGCTATTTGCCTAGTGGTCAGCGAAGAGACCGGACTGATCTCTTATATCAAAAACGGTGAGTTTGTATTATATAAAGGTTTGGATGATTTGACCGAGAAAATCAAAAGAGATTTGGCCTGA
- the folP gene encoding dihydropteroate synthase, translating into MTINCKGQLIDLSRPRAMGILNLTPDSFYDVGKFTTNKAILSQVEKMLSDGATFIDAGAYSSRPNASHVSEREELKRIVSTVEGILREFPESLVSIDTFRSKVAAECLEAGAAIINDISAGSLDDKMFDTVAKYQVPMILMHMRGNPQNMLNNTQYDNLVKEVIHYFSQKIALARSKKINDVIIDPGFGFSKTLQQNYRLLSQIELLHHLKAPILIGVSRKSMVYKLLETQPREALNGSTSVHTTALLKGAQILRVHDVKEAVECIKIIKEIKAQNSMLP; encoded by the coding sequence ATGACCATAAACTGTAAAGGCCAACTTATAGACCTTTCCCGACCAAGGGCAATGGGAATTCTCAATCTTACCCCTGATTCTTTTTATGACGTAGGAAAATTTACCACCAACAAAGCTATTCTCTCACAAGTCGAAAAAATGTTGTCTGATGGGGCTACTTTCATCGATGCGGGCGCTTATAGCTCAAGGCCCAATGCTTCGCATGTTTCCGAAAGGGAAGAATTAAAAAGGATTGTCTCAACGGTCGAAGGAATTCTTCGGGAGTTTCCCGAATCACTGGTATCAATCGACACCTTTCGAAGTAAAGTAGCCGCTGAATGCTTGGAAGCCGGGGCGGCCATCATCAACGATATTTCAGCCGGAAGTCTTGATGACAAGATGTTCGATACGGTTGCAAAGTACCAAGTGCCCATGATTTTGATGCATATGAGGGGTAATCCGCAGAACATGCTCAACAATACCCAGTACGACAACTTGGTCAAAGAGGTAATCCATTATTTTTCTCAAAAGATTGCCCTGGCCCGATCAAAAAAGATCAACGATGTCATTATCGATCCGGGATTCGGTTTTTCAAAAACCTTGCAACAAAACTACCGGTTGCTTTCACAAATAGAGTTGTTGCACCATTTAAAAGCCCCTATATTGATAGGGGTAAGCAGAAAGTCAATGGTCTATAAGCTTTTGGAAACGCAACCCCGAGAGGCTCTTAACGGTTCCACTTCTGTGCATACCACAGCACTTTTAAAAGGGGCGCAGATACTACGGGTGCACGATGTGAAAGAAGCGGTCGAATGTATTAAAATCATAAAAGAGATCAAGGCTCAAAACAGTATGTTGCCTTAA
- a CDS encoding DUF1599 domain-containing protein, whose translation MSVTSEQYDKVMGQCRDLFKKKGQDYGSAWRILRLPSLTDQIFIKAQRIRSLQENEIRKIDEDERSEFIGIVNYSLMALIQLEKGVVDQPDLNTAETLKLYDKMAATTKKLMEAKNHDYGEAWRELRISSLTDLILQKLLRIKQIEDNEGETLVSEGIDANYQDIINYAIFALIHLMEAES comes from the coding sequence ATGTCGGTTACCTCAGAACAGTACGATAAAGTGATGGGCCAATGCCGTGATCTCTTCAAAAAAAAGGGTCAAGACTATGGTTCGGCATGGCGCATATTACGGTTGCCTTCGTTGACCGATCAGATTTTTATCAAGGCACAGCGCATCAGAAGCCTCCAAGAAAACGAGATTCGCAAGATTGATGAAGATGAGCGTTCAGAATTTATCGGCATTGTCAACTATTCTCTGATGGCATTGATACAATTAGAGAAAGGTGTTGTTGACCAACCCGATCTGAATACTGCTGAAACCTTGAAGCTATATGATAAAATGGCCGCAACGACCAAAAAATTGATGGAGGCCAAGAACCATGACTACGGTGAGGCTTGGCGTGAGCTGCGCATCAGTTCACTGACCGATTTGATTTTGCAAAAGTTACTGAGGATCAAGCAAATCGAGGACAATGAGGGTGAAACATTGGTGAGTGAGGGCATCGATGCGAATTATCAAGACATCATAAACTATGCGATTTTTGCCCTGATTCACCTAATGGAAGCCGAATCATGA
- a CDS encoding BT_3928 family protein, with amino-acid sequence MRYLVIFSRIFVGILFIISGLIKLNDPLGFSFKLEEYFSQGVLNLPFLEPYALAISIFVVILEVLLGVMLLIGYKPKLTVYNLLAMIVFFTFLTFYSAYFNKVTDCGCFGDAIKLTPWESFGKDVLLLIFIVILVIGDKYIKSFLPRKANMLLIAFSLLACTLFCYYVLNHLPAVDFRPYKIGANIQEGMTIPEDAPKPIYEYAWRFKVDGVEKTVVTNGDYPSVEGEFIGVETTEIQEGYEPPIHDFTIEKGGVDYAPELLEEEKLVMVIAYNLAKSELEAFQEVKIMTDKAIEKGYTVIGMSASNDDLKAQVIKGYDLNFEFHFTDETALKTIVRSNPGILVLGKGTILQKVHVNDIEELKL; translated from the coding sequence ATGAGATACTTGGTCATTTTTTCCAGAATCTTTGTGGGCATACTGTTCATCATCAGTGGTCTCATAAAATTGAACGACCCTCTGGGTTTTTCATTCAAGCTCGAAGAATATTTTAGCCAAGGTGTTCTCAACCTACCTTTTCTTGAGCCTTATGCTTTGGCGATTTCAATATTTGTGGTCATTCTCGAGGTGCTATTGGGAGTGATGCTTTTGATAGGGTATAAGCCAAAACTTACGGTATATAACCTGTTGGCCATGATCGTGTTTTTTACCTTTCTGACCTTCTATTCGGCTTATTTCAACAAAGTGACCGATTGTGGTTGCTTTGGTGATGCCATAAAACTGACACCTTGGGAATCATTTGGCAAAGATGTTCTCTTACTGATTTTTATAGTCATTTTGGTCATTGGCGATAAGTATATAAAATCGTTTTTGCCACGAAAGGCCAATATGCTATTGATCGCTTTTTCACTGTTGGCCTGCACCTTGTTTTGTTACTACGTATTGAACCATCTTCCGGCGGTTGATTTCAGGCCCTATAAAATAGGTGCGAACATTCAAGAGGGAATGACCATACCAGAAGATGCTCCAAAGCCTATTTACGAATATGCGTGGAGGTTCAAGGTAGATGGGGTAGAAAAAACCGTGGTGACCAATGGTGATTATCCTTCAGTGGAGGGAGAATTTATAGGAGTGGAAACAACAGAAATTCAAGAAGGCTACGAACCACCGATTCACGATTTCACCATTGAGAAAGGAGGTGTCGATTACGCACCTGAATTGCTGGAAGAAGAAAAGTTGGTGATGGTCATTGCCTACAACCTTGCGAAGAGCGAGCTTGAAGCCTTTCAAGAGGTCAAAATAATGACCGACAAAGCTATTGAAAAGGGATACACGGTAATCGGTATGTCTGCCTCAAACGATGATTTGAAAGCACAGGTCATCAAGGGCTATGATTTGAATTTTGAATTCCACTTTACCGATGAAACGGCCTTGAAGACCATTGTAAGGTCAAATCCTGGGATATTGGTGTTGGGCAAGGGCACCATTTTGCAGAAAGTACATGTTAACGATATCGAAGAACTCAAATTATAA
- the tpiA gene encoding triose-phosphate isomerase, which yields MRSKIVAGNWKMNKTLKETEALLAELSAKRPDTEAEIIVAPTFVNLATAVSNLASSVIQVAAQNMHFAENGAFTGEIAADMLLDIGIDTVILGHSERRSLFGETDDFLAKKVDTAMAKNMRIIFCFGEELQERQAGRHFAVVEGQLKNALFHLDANAWQKIVLAYEPVWAIGTGETATPEQAQEMHAFIRKTIDEKYGASVAQNVTVLYGGSVKPSNAEEIFSKPDVDGGLIGGASLKADDFIEIIKAI from the coding sequence ATGAGAAGTAAAATAGTCGCCGGCAACTGGAAAATGAACAAGACCCTAAAGGAAACGGAAGCCCTCTTGGCCGAACTATCGGCAAAACGCCCCGATACTGAAGCCGAAATTATTGTGGCCCCAACTTTTGTGAACTTGGCCACAGCCGTGAGTAATTTAGCGTCTTCGGTCATTCAGGTGGCCGCCCAAAACATGCATTTTGCGGAAAATGGTGCCTTCACGGGTGAAATAGCTGCTGATATGTTGCTTGACATCGGCATCGACACGGTAATCTTGGGCCATTCTGAAAGGCGCTCCCTTTTTGGAGAAACCGATGATTTTCTTGCCAAAAAGGTAGATACCGCTATGGCAAAGAACATGAGGATAATCTTTTGTTTTGGCGAAGAGTTGCAAGAACGGCAAGCAGGCAGACATTTTGCCGTGGTCGAGGGCCAGTTGAAGAACGCGCTTTTTCATCTCGATGCCAATGCTTGGCAAAAAATCGTTTTGGCCTACGAGCCGGTTTGGGCGATAGGTACCGGTGAGACCGCAACCCCAGAGCAGGCACAAGAAATGCACGCTTTCATAAGAAAGACCATTGATGAAAAATATGGAGCTTCGGTGGCACAAAATGTCACTGTTCTCTATGGTGGCAGTGTAAAGCCGAGCAACGCCGAGGAGATTTTTTCAAAGCCCGATGTTGATGGCGGACTTATCGGCGGAGCGTCGCTCAAAGCAGATGATTTTATCGAGATCATCAAGGCCATTTAG
- the prmA gene encoding 50S ribosomal protein L11 methyltransferase: MSFQTEKGQTYLELDFVVDPLQPATDILVAELSGIGFESFVETDQGLLAYIPRGDFEASRFSSLYIFSNPEFEITWSKREIAQKNWNAEWEKDFHPISINDTCHVRAPFHKSKNVPYEIIIEPKMSFGTGHHETTYMMLAFLLELDLENKTVLDMGCGTGVLAIMAEKRGAKAIDAIDIDIWSYTNTQENIQRNNCKRINAFEGDAALLKDRKYDVILANINRNVLLEDISIYAACLDSEGILVMSGFYNTDMPMITKKCCEYALNFKKNLERNNWVAAKYVF; encoded by the coding sequence ATGTCCTTCCAAACGGAAAAAGGCCAAACGTATTTAGAACTTGATTTTGTGGTCGACCCGCTACAGCCTGCCACAGATATACTGGTCGCAGAGCTTTCAGGGATAGGTTTTGAGAGTTTTGTAGAAACGGATCAAGGCCTTTTGGCCTATATACCTAGAGGTGATTTTGAGGCGTCGCGCTTTTCGAGTCTTTATATATTTTCCAATCCTGAATTTGAAATCACCTGGTCAAAAAGGGAAATTGCCCAAAAAAACTGGAATGCCGAATGGGAAAAGGACTTTCACCCCATTTCCATAAACGATACGTGCCATGTACGGGCCCCTTTTCATAAGTCTAAGAATGTACCGTACGAAATCATCATCGAACCCAAAATGAGTTTTGGCACGGGTCACCATGAAACCACCTACATGATGTTGGCGTTTTTGCTGGAACTTGACCTAGAGAACAAAACAGTTTTGGATATGGGCTGTGGTACAGGTGTTTTGGCCATCATGGCCGAAAAAAGAGGGGCCAAGGCCATTGATGCCATCGACATTGATATTTGGAGCTATACCAATACCCAAGAGAACATTCAAAGAAACAATTGTAAGCGAATCAATGCTTTTGAAGGTGATGCTGCCCTTCTGAAAGACCGAAAGTACGACGTGATATTGGCGAATATCAATCGTAATGTTTTATTGGAAGACATTTCGATATATGCAGCGTGCTTAGATTCGGAAGGAATCTTGGTAATGAGTGGATTTTACAACACAGATATGCCGATGATTACAAAAAAGTGCTGTGAATATGCGTTAAACTTCAAAAAAAATCTGGAAAGAAATAATTGGGTTGCGGCAAAATATGTATTTTAG
- a CDS encoding ATP-dependent Clp protease adaptor ClpS — protein sequence MGTKEKISEDILLDEETVKQNEIVLFNDDVNTFDHVISTLIDVCDHTPEQAEQCSLIVHYNGKCTVKTGAYDDLKPRCTKLLQAGLSAEIV from the coding sequence ATGGGCACCAAAGAGAAAATATCAGAAGATATATTATTGGATGAAGAAACGGTCAAGCAAAATGAAATCGTGCTCTTCAATGACGATGTCAATACTTTTGACCATGTTATCAGTACCCTGATAGATGTTTGTGACCATACCCCAGAGCAAGCCGAACAATGTTCGCTTATTGTACATTACAATGGCAAATGCACGGTCAAAACGGGAGCGTATGACGATCTAAAGCCACGTTGCACCAAATTATTACAGGCAGGTCTGAGCGCTGAAATCGTTTAA
- a CDS encoding GNAT family N-acetyltransferase, giving the protein MEMTIEQGAKLRIEKRPPTQKEYQSLRSQYNWYTLENQFTKAAFGKEVYSVVVLDGPNVIGMGRVVGDGAIYFTIQDIIVHPNYNNKSVSRLIMGQIEAYFETIASRHAYIGLVATSETREFYEKYGFTERKTKNYEMFKILMR; this is encoded by the coding sequence ATGGAAATGACAATTGAACAAGGTGCAAAGTTGCGAATTGAAAAACGCCCTCCTACCCAGAAAGAGTACCAATCTTTAAGAAGTCAATACAATTGGTATACCCTTGAAAATCAATTTACAAAAGCCGCTTTCGGAAAAGAAGTGTATAGTGTTGTGGTTTTAGATGGCCCCAATGTGATAGGAATGGGAAGGGTTGTGGGTGATGGGGCCATCTATTTTACTATACAGGATATTATAGTTCACCCAAACTACAACAACAAAAGTGTGAGCAGACTGATTATGGGCCAAATTGAAGCCTATTTTGAAACAATAGCCTCACGACACGCCTATATTGGCTTAGTAGCGACAAGTGAAACAAGAGAATTTTATGAAAAATATGGGTTTACAGAACGCAAGACCAAAAATTATGAAATGTTCAAAATCTTAATGCGCTGA
- a CDS encoding ABC transporter ATP-binding protein, which translates to MDVIKTENLKKVYNEGKGNEVRALNSLSLTVGKGEFTAIVGPSGSGKSTLLNIIGGLDKPDSGNVFVDEVDIMALEENERINFRLQNIGFVFQAYNLIPVLNAKENIGFIMLLQHEPQETIDERVEELLRSVGLENQAQKRPNEMSGGQQQRIAVARALASRPKFVLADEPTANLDSKSTSALLDIMEQLNEREGITFIFSTHDQRVIDRARRVVTLEDGKIIEDILQSN; encoded by the coding sequence ATGGATGTTATTAAAACAGAAAATCTGAAAAAGGTCTATAACGAGGGCAAGGGAAATGAGGTGCGCGCATTAAACAGTCTGTCATTGACTGTGGGCAAAGGTGAGTTCACAGCTATTGTTGGCCCCTCTGGATCGGGCAAAAGTACCTTGCTCAATATTATCGGTGGTCTAGACAAGCCCGACTCGGGAAATGTATTTGTCGATGAAGTCGACATTATGGCATTGGAAGAAAATGAACGGATCAATTTCAGATTACAGAATATTGGCTTTGTGTTTCAGGCTTACAATTTGATTCCTGTGCTCAACGCCAAAGAGAATATAGGTTTCATTATGCTTTTGCAGCATGAACCACAAGAAACAATCGATGAACGGGTCGAAGAATTGCTTAGATCGGTTGGCTTGGAAAACCAGGCACAAAAGCGCCCCAATGAAATGAGCGGAGGCCAACAACAGCGTATTGCCGTAGCGAGGGCATTGGCATCCCGGCCCAAATTTGTCCTGGCCGATGAACCAACGGCCAATTTAGATTCAAAATCCACATCTGCCCTTTTGGATATCATGGAACAACTTAATGAAAGAGAGGGGATCACCTTCATTTTTTCCACACATGACCAAAGGGTCATTGACCGAGCCCGTCGAGTGGTAACATTGGAAGACGGAAAAATCATAGAAGATATTTTACAATCAAATTGA
- a CDS encoding ABC transporter permease, whose product MKTLLRIAWRNVWRNKLRSSIVIASIVLGIWSGLFIMAMAAGLNEQRLKSSIDSYLSHIQVHNPGFLENFDKKDTIVDSRSILNEIDTMRHVKAYSKRLVLQGMASTAHGNYGVKIMGIFPKEERNVTDISQKLVEGSYLYKLKRNPIVIGQKLADKLGAKINSKVVLNFLDASNNTISTSFRVEGIFKTVNSSFDERNVFVKYTDLAPGIGLTGNYHEIAILCDDIKQTVPVKNSIGTDNKVESWDEISPELGYAQKTMSNFIYIFMGIILLALTFGIVNTMLMAVLERKRELGMLLSVGMDRRKVFAMIILETFFLALIAAPIGMLLSIWAIEYFGINGIDLSAVGKGLESFGMGSRLYTKLPSVLYLNITLMTLVVALIAAVVPARRALRLNPAEAVKAI is encoded by the coding sequence ATGAAAACATTACTACGCATAGCATGGAGGAACGTTTGGAGAAACAAGCTCCGTAGCAGTATCGTTATAGCTTCCATAGTTTTGGGCATATGGTCGGGGCTGTTCATCATGGCCATGGCAGCAGGATTGAACGAACAGCGCTTAAAAAGTTCGATTGACTCTTATCTGTCGCACATTCAAGTGCACAATCCGGGTTTTCTTGAAAATTTTGATAAAAAGGATACCATTGTCGACAGCAGATCCATTTTGAACGAAATAGATACCATGAGGCACGTAAAGGCGTACTCTAAACGTCTGGTACTGCAGGGTATGGCATCTACGGCCCATGGCAACTACGGCGTCAAGATCATGGGTATATTTCCCAAAGAAGAAAGAAATGTCACCGACATTTCCCAAAAACTGGTAGAAGGATCCTATTTGTACAAACTAAAGAGAAATCCGATTGTTATCGGTCAGAAACTGGCCGATAAATTAGGGGCAAAGATCAACTCGAAGGTCGTACTCAACTTTCTAGATGCCAGCAATAATACAATATCGACCAGTTTCAGGGTCGAAGGAATCTTCAAAACCGTAAACAGTTCATTTGACGAGAGAAATGTCTTTGTAAAGTATACTGATTTGGCCCCCGGGATCGGCTTGACAGGCAACTATCATGAGATTGCTATTCTGTGCGATGATATAAAGCAAACGGTGCCCGTTAAAAATAGCATCGGTACAGACAACAAAGTGGAAAGCTGGGATGAAATCTCACCAGAATTGGGTTATGCACAAAAGACCATGAGCAATTTCATCTACATCTTTATGGGCATCATTTTACTGGCACTGACTTTTGGGATTGTCAACACCATGCTCATGGCGGTTTTGGAACGCAAGCGCGAACTAGGCATGTTATTGTCAGTTGGCATGGATAGAAGAAAGGTATTCGCCATGATCATTCTAGAAACTTTTTTCTTGGCCCTGATAGCGGCCCCCATTGGAATGCTATTATCAATTTGGGCAATTGAATATTTTGGAATCAACGGCATTGATCTTTCTGCCGTTGGCAAAGGGCTGGAGAGCTTCGGAATGGGATCAAGATTATATACAAAGCTACCATCCGTACTGTATTTGAATATTACGTTGATGACGCTGGTCGTGGCCCTTATCGCGGCAGTGGTGCCGGCAAGAAGGGCTTTGAGATTGAACCCAGCCGAAGCTGTGAAGGCCATTTAA